The Akkermansiaceae bacterium genomic interval ATGGGATTAAGTTTTTCAAGATGCTCTGGTGCGCCGAATCAGCCGCATTTTAGGCAGGGACCCATCACAAGCCACGGTACGCCGACCTTGCGGATTCCGTGTTGCCATCTACGGTAGCGCGCCTCCGGAATTTTCCCCGGCCACCCGTCCAGCCATGTTCGTCATCTCCATTCCCGCGCTCCAGCGGAACACCGCCATCCTCCGTGAAGTCCGGGAACAGTCCGGCGCGCGCCTCGTGCTCGCACTCAAGGGGTTTTCCTGCTGGAAAGCGTTCCCCCACATCAGCGCGGATCTGGACGGTTGCTGTGCCTCCGGCCTGTGGGAGGGCTTGCTGGCGCACGACCATTTCAAGAAGCATGTGGTGACCTACTCCCCGGCCTATGATGACGAGGACATCGCCGCGCTCTGCGAGTTCACCGACCATCTCGATTTCAACTCCCTCTCCCAATGGTTCCGCTACCGTGACCGGATTATGGCCCACCCTCGCTTCATCAACGGGGAAATGAAATGCGGGCTGCGTGTGAACCCGGAACACTCGACGGGGGAAACGCCGATCTATGATCCCTGCATCCCCGGCTCCCGCCTGGGCATCACGGCGGACCAGCTCCAGGGCGCGGACCTCACCGGCCTGTCCGGACTCCATTTCCACACGCTCTGCGAACAGAACTCCGACGACCTGGAGACGACGCTGGCCGCGGTGGACGCGAAATTCGGCCACCTGCTGCGCTCGGAGCAGTTCACCTACCTGAACATGGGCGGCGGCCACTGGATCACCAAGCCGTTCTACGACCGGGAAAAGCTCGTCCGTCTGGTCCGGGAAGCGCGGGAAAAATACAACGTCGAGGTCTGGCTGGAGCCGGGCGAAGCCATCGCCATCCACACGGGCGTGCTGCGCGCGACGGTGATGGATGTCTTCGAGTCCGCGGGGCACAAGCTCGCCATCCTCAGCATCTCCGCGACCGCCCACATGCCGGATGTGCTGGAGATGCCCTACCGCCCGGATGTTTTCCTGGTGGAACCGAGCGCGGAACAGGACGCATCCGCCGCCACCCCTGCGGTCACCTTTGCCGGGGAATCCTACCTCCCCGCCGCGGAGGAAGGCGCACACCTCTACCGCCTGGGCGGGCCGACCTGCCTCGCGGGGGATGTCATCGGCGACTTCGCCTTCCCCCGTCCGCTGGAGACAGGTGATGTGCTGGTGTTCGACGACATGGCGCACTACACGATGGTGAAGACCACCACCTTCAACGGGGTGAAGCACCCGC includes:
- the nspC gene encoding carboxynorspermidine decarboxylase, whose amino-acid sequence is MFVISIPALQRNTAILREVREQSGARLVLALKGFSCWKAFPHISADLDGCCASGLWEGLLAHDHFKKHVVTYSPAYDDEDIAALCEFTDHLDFNSLSQWFRYRDRIMAHPRFINGEMKCGLRVNPEHSTGETPIYDPCIPGSRLGITADQLQGADLTGLSGLHFHTLCEQNSDDLETTLAAVDAKFGHLLRSEQFTYLNMGGGHWITKPFYDREKLVRLVREAREKYNVEVWLEPGEAIAIHTGVLRATVMDVFESAGHKLAILSISATAHMPDVLEMPYRPDVFLVEPSAEQDASAATPAVTFAGESYLPAAEEGAHLYRLGGPTCLAGDVIGDFAFPRPLETGDVLVFDDMAHYTMVKTTTFNGVKHPPIVLQHEDGTLETIREFGYPDFRDRLS